DNA from Acidobacteriota bacterium:
GTCGCGGCCATGATGGGCCGGCCCGTCCGCAACGGCAGGACGACGCTCGATCTCAACTATGTCGGGGTCAAGGCGCCGCAGTTCTCCTTCTCCCGGCTCAAGGGCGCCGACCCCGTCCTGGGCGTCGAGATGGCCTCGACCGGCGAGGTCGCCTGTCTGGGCCGGGACGTCCACGAGGCCTATCTCAAGGCCGTCCTGGCGACCGGCTTCAGCCTGCCCCGCAGGAGCGTCCTGGTCACGGTGGGCGGCGAGGAGTCCAAGCACCGCTTCCTCGCCTCCGCCCGGACGCTGGCCGGGCTGGGCCTCCACATCTACGCCACCGAGAAGACCGCGGCCTATCTCCAGGCCAACGGGGTCCGCAGCACGCGGCTGTTCAAGGTCCACGAGCGGCGGGAGCCCAACATCCGGGACTTCATCGCCGGCGGCCGGATCGACCTCGTCATCTCCATCCCCAACCCGGCGAAGAGGGTCGAGTTCAACTCGGCCTACCGGCTCCGCCGCCTGGCCGTGGACTACTCGGTCCCCATCCTGACCAACCTCCAGGCCGCCGACCTCTTCGTCCAGGCGCTGGCAGCCAAGAAGCCGGCCGACCTCGAGATCAGGCACTGGGCCGAGTACGAATAGGCCCGCCCCGCCGGCCCCGGAACCCGGGAAGATCCCGACCCCGCGTCGGCAACTCCTTGACAATCCGCCCCGCCCCGCCGACTAATATGATGAGCGCACCCGGAGAGCCGGGGATCTTCAGGCAAGGGGGTTATCGATGAAACGATCGATCGCTGTGCTTTTGGTGATCGGGATCGCGGCGTTGGCCGGCCTCGGCTCCGCCTGGGGCCAGGAAAAGAAGATCGCGTTCAGCCTGAACGCCGGCGTCCAGACCAACTTCTTCAACTTCGACGGCGAGAGCTCGTCGTTCGACCGGGCCCTTTTGACCGTGGACGGCAGGGCGGGCTTTCCTCTGGGCCGCAACTTCGAGATCAGCCCCGAGGTCATGGCCGTGTTCAACTACGGCAGCCTCGAGGACTTCAGCACCTGGGTCCTCCATCCCGGCGTCATGCTGAATTACAGGTCGCGGAACTTTTTCGCGGGCGCCGGAGCGGTCCTGCCCATCATGTTCTGGAGCGGCGGCGGCGATTCCGGTTCGGAAACCCTGCGCATCTCGCCCAAGGTCAATATCGGCTACTCGTTCCCCAACGGGATCCAGCTGACTGCCTATTACCTGTGCTGGCTCGAGGAAGGCATCGGCCTGTTCGACTTCGGCTTCGCCGGCCTGACGCTAGGCTACAGGTTCTAGTCAGGGGCCCCGTTCCCGCACGTTCGCGCGCGGCGGCGCCGGGACGCCTTCGCGCGCTCTCTTGTCCCGGCCCTGCCGGTCGTCTATAATCCAGGCAGGGTGAAAAGACCATGCGCGTGAAAGCGTCCGTCCTGTCCCTGCTCATGTCCCTGCTCCCGGCCCTGGTCCTCGGCGTCTCCCTCCTGCCGGCGGCCCAGAACGTCCCGGCGCGGGCCGCGAAGATCAAGGTCACGGCCGAGCAGGCCAATCTTCGCGAGAAGCCCGACATCGGGAGCTCCATCGTCCAGCAGATCCCCGAAGGAACGGTGCTGGAGACGGACAGGAAGGACGGCGAATGGTATTTCGTCCGCTACGCCCTCGAGGACGGCGGCGTCATCGGCGGCTGGATCCACGAAAGCCTGGTCCAGGTCGTCGAAGAAGCCGGGGCCAAGCCCGCCGGCGAGACCGGGACGAAGCCGGCGCAGCGGCCCGCCCGGCCGGCCCGGACCCGGCCGAACCTGCCGCCGCTCGACTTCCGTTCGGGCTCCGTGCCGCTCGAGATCTCCTTTTCGCTCGGGGCCGCCACGCTCGCGCCCCGGGATCTCAACAACGGCACGGAGGGCTTTGTCGACTCGACGGCCGCCTCGGCCGGCCTCGCGGCTCCTGACAGCGTCCGGATCCTGCGGGCCGCTCCGGTCATCGGCTTCGAGCTGGCCTTGAAGATCGACGCCCGGTGGACGATCGGCCTCGGCGCCGATTATCTCCGCGGCGCCAACGGGGACAGATCGGAGCTCACCGGCGCGGAGGCCGCGGAAACGGCCAGGACCAGGCCGTCGGCCCGGGTCGTGCCGGTCAAGGCCATCGTCCGCTTCTATCCCGGCGCGGGCTTCTACGTCCGGGGCGCCCTCGGCCTCTACGCCGTCAAGGCCGGCTACCTGTTCCGCCGGGAAAGCGCGGGGGCCTGGGAACAGTGGAAGGGCTCGGCGTCGAAGTCCGGCCTGGGCGGCGAAGCCGCCTTCGGCGGCGAGTGGGACATCGCGCCGCGGACCATCCTCTTCCTCGAGGCCGGGCTGCGCATAGCCAGCGTCGACGGGCTGACCGGCCGGAACACCTATTCCAGCTCCGGCGGCCCGTCCGTCCAGGAGGCGGGAACGCTCTATTACTTCCGGCAAGCGGCCGGAGACGGCAGCGCCTATCCGATGGTCCTCGTCCAGGCGAACCCGCCGTCGGGAACGGGCATCTCCGACGCGCGCCGGGCCCGCGTCAACGTTTCTGGCACGTCATTCCGGATAGGCGTCCGCTACCGGTTCTGAAGCCCGAGGCGGACGCGGGGAAGAATCCTCCATCCCGGACGTCTAATAGCCAAGAATGGAGGTCCAGCCATGTCCAAAACCCTGGGGCTCTCCCGCCTGGTTCCCGCCGCCCTCCTGACCGTCGCCCTGGCCGTCTTCGTCCCCGCGGCGTTCGGACAGGAAACGTCCGGCGAAGAGAAGGCCGCCGGCACGAACGTCGAGATCACGGTCACCGCGCCGCGGGTCGAGATCCCGCTCAGGAAGAACCCGGCCGCGACCACGGTCGTCGAGACGCCGCTCCTCCGGGCCATGCCCCGGACGATCGCCATCGACGAGGCCCTCAAGCTCGTCCCCGGCGTCAAGGTCGACAACCAGGCCGACGGCGAGCGGGTCCATCTCTCCATCCGCGGCGAGGGCATCCTGACCGAGCGCGGCACGCGCGGCATCAAGACCCTCGTCGACGGCATCCCCCTCAACGACCCGTCCGGCTACATCTCCGATTTCTACGATATCGACTGGACCGCCGTCCGGCGGCTCGAGGTCCTGCGCGGGCCGGCCGCGGCCTTCTACGGCAGCGGCTCGTCCGGCGGCGTCCTCAACGTCCTGACCCGCGACGGCGGGACGGACCCCGTCTCCGGCAGCGCCGCCCTGGTCCGGGGCGCCTACGGCCTGAAGAAGGGCTACGCCGGCATCGGCGGCACGACCGGCCTCCTCAACTACAGCGTGACCGGGTCCATGCTCTCCGGCGACGGCTACCGCGCCTGGTCGGCCTACAAGGGCGACAACGCCCGGGGCAAGTTCGCCTTCACCGTCAGCCCCAAGGTCAAGATCACGGCCGTGGCCGGCTGGACGGACTACTACAACCAGAACCCCGAGGGCCTCAACCTCGACTGGTTCAGCGCCGACCCTAAGACCCTCCGCCGCCAGGCCAACCCCGATTCCGCGAGCAAGAACGAGTTCCAGCAGACCCGCCGCGGCACGGGCGGCGTCACCGCCGCCGTCGCCCTGGCCGAGAACCTCGGCCTGACAGCGACCGCGTATTACCGCGGCACCCGCTACACGGAAGCCGTCCCATCGACGGTCATCCACCGCGACTTCGACACGCCCGGCCTCCTGTTCCAGGTCAACCAAAAAGCGTCCTGGGGCGCGGTCCGGAACTTCCTGACCGCCGGCGCCGACTACGCCTGGCAGGTCGTCGACGAGACGAAATACCTCAACCTCGGCGGCGCCGTCGAGGGCCCGGACAGGGTCGCCGACCAGACCATGACCCAGACGGGCGCCGGCATCTTCGTCCTCGACCGGGTCGAGCTCGGCGGCCCGTGGGGGATCTTCGCCAGCGCCCGCTACGACCGGGTCACCAACCGGCTCGACAACCATGTCGAGATCCTCGATGCCCTGCTGCCCGACCATGTCGCCTACAAGCGCGCGACTGGGCGGCTCGGCGTCACCTGGAATCCCGCGCCCGGCTTCGGGCTCTACGCCAGCTGGGGCTCCGGCTTCCTGCCGCCGGGGACCGAGGAGCTGGTCAACAACCCCGACGCCCTGGGCGGCTACAACACGGCGCTCGTCGCCGCCACTTCGGGCGGCGAGGAGATCGGGGCCCGGGGCACGATCGGCAAGGCCCTGAGCTACGACGCCGCCGTCTTCTATCTCGACACGAAGAACGATTTCGGCCGCTACCGGATCGCGACCCGGCCGCTCGAGACCTTCTACGGCAACGTCGGCTCGACCCGCCGCTACGGCCTGGAGACGTCCCTGGCCTGGGTCCCGGTCGAACCTCTGACCCTGCGGGCCGCCTACACCTATTCGCACTTCAAGTACGTCAGCGTCGAGACGCTGACCGGGGAGACGTACACGGGCACCTGGCTGCCGAACTGCCCGCAGCACCAACTCTACGCGGACGCGGAATGCCGGATCACGACGGCCCTGACCGCCGGGGCCTCGCTGGATTACATGGGGGCCTGGTATGTCGATTCGACCAACCGGATCCTGGCCAACGGCTACGGCCGGACCGACCCCTACGCGCTCGTCCACGTCCGGCTGGGCTACCGGTTCACCTTCGGCGGCACGCCGCTCGAGCTCTTCCTGGCCGGCCGCAACATCTTCAATGTCCTGTACTACGGCTTCACCGAGCCCGACCCCGACGGCAACTCGTACCAGCCGGCCCCGACGGCCGAGTGGAGCCTGGGCCTGAGGATCGGCCTGAACTAGCCGCCGCCCTGATCTTGGGCCCGGGCCGGCCCGGACGGCATGTCAAGCCTTGACGGAAGGCCCCCCAAGGGCTATTCTTGAAGCCTGGAGCCGCCGATGCCTGTCAGTCCATCTCTTCTCGCCATTCTGGCCTGTCCGCTGTGCCAGGCGGACGTCCGGCTGACGGCCGACGAAAAGGGCCTGAAGTGCGTCTCCTGCCACCGCGTTTACCCCGTCAAGGACGATATCCCGGTCATGATCATCGACGAGGCCGTCGTCGAACCCGACCGGGCCGTCAAGGCCTGATCATGTGCGGCGTCATCGGCCTCTGGGGCAACGGCCCCGTGATACAGGACCTGTACCAGGGCCTCCTGGCCCTCCAGCACCGCGGCCAGGATTCGGCCGGGATCAGCACCTTCGACGGCCGCTTCCACACCAAGAAGGGCAACGGCCTGGTCCACGACATCTTCACCCCCGAGGCGGTCGAGCACCTGCGCGGCCCGATCGGC
Protein-coding regions in this window:
- a CDS encoding SH3 domain-containing protein, which encodes MRVKASVLSLLMSLLPALVLGVSLLPAAQNVPARAAKIKVTAEQANLREKPDIGSSIVQQIPEGTVLETDRKDGEWYFVRYALEDGGVIGGWIHESLVQVVEEAGAKPAGETGTKPAQRPARPARTRPNLPPLDFRSGSVPLEISFSLGAATLAPRDLNNGTEGFVDSTAASAGLAAPDSVRILRAAPVIGFELALKIDARWTIGLGADYLRGANGDRSELTGAEAAETARTRPSARVVPVKAIVRFYPGAGFYVRGALGLYAVKAGYLFRRESAGAWEQWKGSASKSGLGGEAAFGGEWDIAPRTILFLEAGLRIASVDGLTGRNTYSSSGGPSVQEAGTLYYFRQAAGDGSAYPMVLVQANPPSGTGISDARRARVNVSGTSFRIGVRYRF
- a CDS encoding TonB-dependent receptor; the encoded protein is MSKTLGLSRLVPAALLTVALAVFVPAAFGQETSGEEKAAGTNVEITVTAPRVEIPLRKNPAATTVVETPLLRAMPRTIAIDEALKLVPGVKVDNQADGERVHLSIRGEGILTERGTRGIKTLVDGIPLNDPSGYISDFYDIDWTAVRRLEVLRGPAAAFYGSGSSGGVLNVLTRDGGTDPVSGSAALVRGAYGLKKGYAGIGGTTGLLNYSVTGSMLSGDGYRAWSAYKGDNARGKFAFTVSPKVKITAVAGWTDYYNQNPEGLNLDWFSADPKTLRRQANPDSASKNEFQQTRRGTGGVTAAVALAENLGLTATAYYRGTRYTEAVPSTVIHRDFDTPGLLFQVNQKASWGAVRNFLTAGADYAWQVVDETKYLNLGGAVEGPDRVADQTMTQTGAGIFVLDRVELGGPWGIFASARYDRVTNRLDNHVEILDALLPDHVAYKRATGRLGVTWNPAPGFGLYASWGSGFLPPGTEELVNNPDALGGYNTALVAATSGGEEIGARGTIGKALSYDAAVFYLDTKNDFGRYRIATRPLETFYGNVGSTRRYGLETSLAWVPVEPLTLRAAYTYSHFKYVSVETLTGETYTGTWLPNCPQHQLYADAECRITTALTAGASLDYMGAWYVDSTNRILANGYGRTDPYALVHVRLGYRFTFGGTPLELFLAGRNIFNVLYYGFTEPDPDGNSYQPAPTAEWSLGLRIGLN
- a CDS encoding Trm112 family protein; the protein is MPVSPSLLAILACPLCQADVRLTADEKGLKCVSCHRVYPVKDDIPVMIIDEAVVEPDRAVKA